Proteins from a single region of Harmonia axyridis chromosome 4, icHarAxyr1.1, whole genome shotgun sequence:
- the LOC123678771 gene encoding sodium-dependent phosphate transporter 2, which produces MLEPYSPSLIWLIVLGFIIAFILAFGIGANDVANSFGTSVGSKVLTIVQACCLATFFEVAGAMLIGYKVSDTMRKGILDVNLYKNDEIELMLGCLSALGSSAVWLIAATFLKLPISGTHSIVGATVGYSLVARGTNGVHWWTLGKIVGSWFISPVLSGLTSILFLWIIKKCILSRPNPLESGLFALPLFYSFTIFVNVFSIIHDGPKLLYMDDIPLWMAMTISVSIAIIAMFLIWLFVVPLQRKRMEAEAQNQKHGVNFNIGESSDTSPEGSPKKRHSANLERQLTVISENTELSSVDNKLTAAKYIFPIQTADSKNGYTPAKDSTVQKEKPERPKELNLVESKIDVNPVLSPSSSGVPLIISKSAVALQPDRSCTLEVQDEEETLENKGVSRLFSFLQILTAMFGSFAHGGNDVSNAIGPLVTLWLIYTEGSVQQKSETPFYILLYGGFGISVGLWLWGRRVIQTIGEDLTTITPSTGFTIEIGAAFTVLLASKVGIPISTTHCKVGSVVFVGYFSSSKKGVDWSLFRNIISAWVVTVPIAAVLSAAMMFSLRWALLL; this is translated from the exons atgttagAACCGTATTCTCCTAGTTTaatatggctgatagtattagGATTTATAATAGCTTTTATTTTGGCATTTGGAATTGGTGCCAACGACGTTGCCAATTCATTTGGTACCAGTGTGGGCTCCAAGGTGCTGACCATTGTTCAAGCATGTTGTTTGGCCACTTTTTTCGAAGTTGCTGGAGCTATGCTAATTG GTTACAAAGTTTCAGACACAATGAGAAAAGGTATATTAGATGTAAATTTATACAAGAATGATGAGATTGAACTTATGCTTGGTTGCTTAAGCGCACTTGGCTCTAGTGCGGTTTGGTTGATAGCAGCTACATTTTTGAAGCTGCCCATTTCCGGCACCCATAGTATAGTTGGAGCCACTGTAGGATATAGTCTGGTAGCAAGGGGAACAAATGGTGTGCATTGGTGGACGTTAGGAAAAATTG TTGGATCTTGGTTCATATCACCTGTACTGAGCGGTCTTACTTCCATCCTGTTCTTgtggataataaaaaaatgcatCCTAAGCAGGCCAAATCCCTTGGAATCGGGACTTTTCGCCCTTCCTCTGTTTTATAgttttaccatttttgtaaaTGTTTTCTCAATTATACACGATGGACCCAAGTTACTCTATATGGACGATATTCCTTTATGGATGGCTATGACAATTAGTGTATCCATAGCAATTATTGCCATGTTTCTCATATGGTTGTTCGTAGTGCCTCTTCAGCGAAAAAGAATGGAAGCTGAAGCTCAAAACCAGAAACACGGAGTCAATTTCAACATTGGAGAGTCTTCTG ataCCTCTCCAGAGGGTAGTCCTAAAAAAAGGCACTCAGCGAATTTAGAGCGTCAATTAACTGTGATCTCAGAAAATACAGAATTAAGTTCAGTGGATAACAAACTAACAGCAGCAAAATACATTTTTCCAATACAAACAGCAGATAGCAAAAACGGCTATACTCCTGCCAAAGATTCAACAGTTCAAAAAGAAAAGCCTGAGAGACCTAAAGAGCTCAATTTAGTTGAAAGCAAGATAGATGTTAATCCAGTTTTGTCGCCGAGTTCCAGTGGCGTCCCACTGATAATAAGCAAGAGTGCTGTTGCGCTTCAACCTGACAGATCTTGTACGTTGGAGGTACAAGATGAAGAGGAAACATTAGAAAATAAGGGCGTTTCAAGGTTATTCAGTTTCTTGCAGATTTTGACTGCAATGTTTGGAAGTTTTGCTCATGGTGGAAACGATGTGAG TAATGCAATCGGACCTCTTGTTACACTCTGGCTCATTTACACTGAAGGTAGTGTTCAACAGAAGTCGGAAACCCcattttatattcttctttatGGTGGATTTGGCATTTCAGTAGGGCTTTGGTTATGGGGTAGGAGAGTTATTCAGACAATAGGAGAAGATTTAACCACTATCACTCCATCCAC AGGATTTACAATAGAAATAGGCGCAGCTTTTACAGTATTATTGGCAAGTAAAGTCGGAATACCCATATCAACCACACATTGTAAAGTCGGCTCAGTTGTGTTTGTTGGTTATTTTAGTAGTTCAAAAAAAGGAGTAGACTGGAGTTTGTTCAg gaaCATTATTTCTGCCTGGGTGGTAACAGTTCCAATAGCTGCAGTCTTGTCAGCTGCGATGATGTTTTCATTGCGGTGGGCTCTTTTGTTATGA